The following coding sequences are from one Desulfosporosinus orientis DSM 765 window:
- a CDS encoding FmdB family zinc ribbon protein, with protein MPSYDLVCQACQHKFSVFCSIRQKDEQRCPKCGSEKIKQRFTAVNVLGSSGDKGNSGVPPQTSQRFG; from the coding sequence ATGCCAAGTTACGATTTGGTGTGCCAAGCTTGTCAGCACAAATTTTCTGTGTTTTGTTCTATTCGTCAAAAAGATGAACAGCGCTGCCCAAAATGCGGGAGTGAGAAAATCAAACAGCGGTTTACAGCAGTCAACGTCTTAGGTTCAAGTGGAGATAAAGGCAATTCAGGAGTTCCGCCCCAAACTTCTCAACGCTTTGGCTGA